From one Gossypium hirsutum isolate 1008001.06 chromosome D08, Gossypium_hirsutum_v2.1, whole genome shotgun sequence genomic stretch:
- the LOC107911024 gene encoding uncharacterized protein — MVWDQVQLRSSSGNHPLVSGHPNRPIPKLMVCSILFVSLTYLLYTLKLLTTSAQQTFHHTPFTSYLRRSTSFTSAPLVLNQTAVTAPLHHGRRDVREKQKVVMQMGQAPPKPKPTEIHDVVFGIAASSKLWQQRKEYIKIWYKPNQLRGVVWLDDRVKYSAQDNRTLPPFRVSSDTSKFPYTNRKGHRSAIRISRIVTETLKMNMDNVRWFVMGDDDTVFITENLVRILRKYDHTQYYYIGSLSESHIQNIFFSYGMAYGGGGFAISYPLAKALAKMQDRCIQRYPGLYGSDDRMQACMAELGVPLTKELGFHQYDVYGNLFGLLAAHPVTPLVSLHHLDVVEPIFPNVSRVQALQRLMLPTNLDSAGIMQQSICYDKTKSWTISVSWGFAVQVFRGIFSPREIEMPSRTFLNWYKRADYTAYAFNTLPVSRNPCQKPFVFYMSSVRMDSELNKTVSEYERHHVPHPFCRWKMANPDELETVIVHKKPDPHLWDRSPRRNCCRVMESKERRRMVIDVGVCKDGEVSEI, encoded by the exons ATGGTTTGGGATCAGGTTCAGTTGAGAAGTTCTTCAGGCAACCACCCACTTGTTTCTGGACACCCGAACCGACCAATTCCTAAGCTCATGGTCTGCTCCATCCTCTTCGTCTCGCTTACTTACCTTCTCTACACTCTCAAGCTCTTAACAACCTCTGCTCAACAAACCTTCCACCATACCCCATTTACTTCCTATCTTCGTCGCTCTACAAGCTTCACATCTGCACCCTTGGTTCTCAATCAGACGGCTGTGACAGCTCCACTCCATCACGGCCGTCGTGATGTCCGAGAAAAACAAAAGGTAGTAATGCAAATGGGACAAGCTCCACCGAAGCCAAAGCCGACGGAAATTCACGACGTGGTCTTTGGAATCGCGgcttcttccaagctatggcaGCAGAGAAAAGAGTACATCAAGATTTGGTACAAGCCAAACCAACTGCGTGGTGTGGTTTGGCTGGACGATCGCGTCAAATACTCTGCCCAAGACAACCGAACCCTTCCACCGTTTCGAGTCTCCAGCGACACTTCCAAGTTCCCTTACACCAACCGTAAGGGTCACCGTTCCGCGATTCGGATCTCGAGGATCGTGACGGAGACTTTGAAGATGAATATGGATAACGTCCGGTGGTTCGTGATGGGCGACGATGACACCGTTTTCATCACCGAAAATCTGGTCAGGATTTTGAGGAAATATGATCATACTCAGTATTATTACATCGGAAGCTTGTCGGAATCTCATATTCAGAACATTTTTTTCTCCTACGGCATGGCTTACGGCGGCGGAGGCTTTGCCATTAGCTACCCATTGGCCAAAGCCTTGGCAAAGATGCAAGACCGGTGTATCCAGAGGTACCCCGGCTTGTACGGCTCGGATGATCGAATGCAGGCTTGTATGGCTGAACTCGGTGTCCCACTCACCAAGGAACTCGGTTTCCACCAG TATGATGTGTATGGGAACTTGTTCGGGCTCCTCGCCGCGCATCCAGTCACTCCATTGGTGTCACTACATCACCTTGATGTTGTTGAGCCAATTTTCCCCAATGTGAGCAGGGTTCAAGCCCTTCAGCGCCTTATGTTGCCTACAAATTTGGATTCCGCAGGGATCATGCAGCAGTCCATCTGCTATGACAAAACCAAGAGTTGGACCATTTCGGTTTCATGGGGTTTTGCAGTTCAAGTTTTTAGAGGGATCTTTTCACCACGGGAGATAGAAATGCCTTCGAGAACATTCTTGAATTGGTACAAAAGAGCAGATTACACAGCATATGCATTCAACACTCTCCCTGTTAGCCGAAATCCATGCCAAAAACCTTTTGTGTTCTACATGTCAAGTGTGAGAATGGATTCTGAACTGAACAAAACTGTGAGTGAATACGAGCGACACCATGTTCCTCATCCTTTTTGCAGGTGGAAGATGGCTAATCCTGATGAGCTTGAAACAGTGATCGTACATAAGAAACCGGACCCTCATTTGTGGGACAGA TCGCCGAGGAGAAACTGTTGCAGGGTTATGGAATCAAAGGAGCGAAGAAGGATGGTGATAGATGTGGGTGTATGTAAGGATGGTGAGGTGAGTGAAATATAG